Genomic DNA from Porites lutea chromosome 4, jaPorLute2.1, whole genome shotgun sequence:
CCGAACAGGCCATTATAAGAAGAATTTGTCAGTAGGGAAGGGAATTGTAGGAAGTAACCATCCTGCATTATTGGGAGTATTATTGTCAATTAGCATCTGTCAGTTTACTTGTTCGCGCATTTGAATTAAGTGACCAGCCTTAATTAATGAATTTTGGCCTACAATATCGGTCTTCTAGTACTGGTTATTTTATACTAGTGATGAACAACATCAACAGACCAAAAGATATTGTCAATTAATCTCTTTATTCTTCAATATTCCAAACCCCATTTGCGTACAGGTATTCTTGATCAGTTTAAGCagacctaaaaagaaaaaaaaatgatacagtctatttctttatttgtacaGGGTAGAAAGTATATACCATGCGTGTAACATATGGGAGATCATTTTTAGGGTATAAGTGGAGGAGGGTAGGTAGATTTCTGATTCCCCTTGAAGTGTGTGTTTTAGCTTTATTGCTATTTGAGGTGCGCCTGAGACTGATGAGTTGAATTGCATcctcgaatttttttttgcatttacaaacaaatttaagTTGGTAATGAAAGCCAATGAACCTGAACTGtggatagcttctttaacaacatgcaactttatcaaagtacagagtaaccgttgaatgttgatcGTTAATTCAGTTGGAAAAGGTCCCGAatgtgtccgcttaatagaggtttcactgtaatacTTTACAGTTCACTTACTGCCTTCACTTGTTGCACTTGTAATATAGATTCGCCTGTTTCGCGTCCAGCGGACTAAGCCGTCTACTGGGGCTTATCTTTTTTCCAGGCTTCTTGGCTCTTAAGGTGGGCAGAAAAACATATTTGCTGAAATCAAATCGTCCATAGTGCATCACGGATTCGTAGTCATACGGGACGCCTAAACTGTCGATGGACCACGTGGAGTATTTGTtgaagttgctttttttgcctATGTATTTTTGAGAAGATTAATTAGGCAATAGGCTAACCAGTGGGATGATTTAAGATGATTAAGGGATATATCAATAAAGGAGATAAcaactaaaattgaaaaaaaggacaattgaaAAGAATTCAAGAGGTTTCTGTAGGACTTTTAAATCCATACAGCGATTTTTCACATGAAGTCTCGGGCGGCGAGACGACCATATTGGCGCACTAAGACAATCTGTGGTAGgttaaattcttttttgttatgtaaaccctttctttttcatattcATTTATATCAGGAGCCTATCAGGGCCTCTGTTTTTATATATTGCAAAGATGGTGGCCAGGTAAGAATTGGTCTTGAGCACTTGAGCTATAGCAAAGGGAATGCTCCTTCTTAAGTGGAGCAAAGTGACAGTATTCGTGACTGTTTTCAGTCTCGGCCTGCTTATAAAACATGTTTTGTTAAGAAAAAATATGTCTTCATAGAACAtgttttgtttggaaaaaaattgctttaGCTTTGATTTAAGCTTGTATCTAAGTCCAAGTTCCACTTACTTTCAATGATGTTGTCCCAAAGTACCTCTACGTATTCATCACGGTCTGGGCGACTTTGTTCGTGCCAGAATCCTGTAAATGCAATGACACGTCAGATTTtggttgttgtttgtttaaTAACTTATTTACATACTTAATTCATTTACACACGATAAAATCTTTAGTATTATTGACATTAAGAAGTTTTCAAGTTGGAATTATGAGCATGCAGCTGTATGGGAGCAGGTAGACCGGTTATTTCTCACAACCAAGCtgctaaaaataattgttgGCACTGATTACTGAAACTTTACGGCTATAATCGCAtaaattattcttttctttttctcctgcTATTTTTGAGCAAAATCTTCGCAGCAAATATCGTCTGAGAGGTACACTCAGCAAGGTTTTACCCGTGGAGGTTCCGCCCCAagatccaaccccttacccttttacaCACCATTTCTGACAGAATAGGCGCATTCCCTTTTGTACACCTCCCACTGAAAAATGCTACTCGCACACATACCTACTAACACTTATTTTCATGTTGGGTTAAATGAATTAAATGCTACAGCCATAAGCTACATCTGTTGGATCCTTTCAGTTGTATACTACAACTCGTCAAATCCTTAACTTTTCATATTAGCTCATATTCCTGAATCCTGAAAAAGGTACCACATTTGGGAGGAGCCTTCTCGCATAAGCCATAATAGGGAGCGCTCCCCGAAATATGGTCACTATTGTATGTTGAGATACAAATCACCTGATACGATTGCTCATATAAAAAGCCATTATTAACATTCGTAGTTGTTAGTAGTAATTCCGGGGcatccaacgactgttttctgtaaaatatctgttctgagACGCAAATTTTGCTTAGAACTTTTTATTCCTGGAGGAGGGCTAAAAATTCCTAGATGACAGTTCCATTCATGTAAAATTTCAAAGctcatctaataaattccctacgattttctggagtttgatttttcacatttcactcctcGGGTCACGTTATTTTTCGtagaagaaagaaaaccaaataTTTTCGGATCCAGCCCTTGGTATTTCgaaaaagactcaagttcccctgggaTGACCGAAAAGATACAAATTtcatagcgccgcttagaatgcatgcacttctagatatctaaaagtgctctggatagcctaaaaaggagGAACCCGTCGTTGAGTGTCCCTGGTACAACGTTTACTTACCAATGGCGTGACCAATCTCGTGAACTGCAACATGCAATCCTATGCAGGAAAAACCGAGGTTAATGACTTGCCTTCCGCCAACACGGCCAACGCCTCGACTATAACACCTGCAAAAATGAAGACCAGATATTTTTCCGTCggtttgctaaaaaaaaaaaaaattaagattgcACAAAGGTGTATTTACACTCCTCAGAAAATTGATGTGGGTCACTCTTCGGACTTGAGAGTGATTATGTCTAACTACCTCTATTTCAGCGGCCGAAACAGGTTTTTTTTGACATGAAATTATCCTGACACATGACGATTTCGacattgctgatcctagcagtaCGCAGGAGGCATGTTATACATGAACCTTGTATGTGGCCCAGCTCGAGGTCGTAGGTTCAATTCCTATCGGGGACTCAGATCTTTTTCTTTGTGCCATGCTCGCGACATTTTGATCAAATCATTTCTCATGAAGAATTAGATCAAAACGAGAAAGGGCTGAGTCAAGGTTACAGCAGAAATAAGGGCCGCTCCAGAAAATCGGCTCTTGTCCCCTGATTCATTACTCCTTACCCCGAAAACTGCTCAATTACGAAGTCAATGTAGTCCCTTTGAAAtgttctctttctaaactttaGGCACGTCTTCTCTTCCCAATTCTTGATTGCGTTGTTGATATAGTGGATCTTAAATGGCCTTCCTGAAATAAAAGCAAAGTAACCAAACTAGTTAATGGCCTAATgcttaaagaaaaacaattgcGCTGAATGCAATATAATGCACTTGAGTGCTATGCCAAAGAAACGATGAAGAAAGCTTTCGGCACAATTTACGTTCAATTCAGTGATGACCAAGGAGTCTCGATCTGTCCTCGAAAATTTAGCacaaaaaagctttttgatTCTCGTTCTCTGATTTGAGAATtttaaagaagtaaaaaatactAACTACTTCAATTAGCACATTCCATCAGAAAACGAATGCGAGTCTTTTTTGATGTCTTTAATTGCCTTGATGTTGATCgggattaaaaaaagaaaattcaaccGGGCGCTCCACTCGCCCCATAATattgtaagggaatccggattccgcaATTTTCCTGTGTCATTCGGAatcttgggctttggaatctgcaATACACTAAACTCAAGGAATCTGGATCCCGCTAACGACTGGAATCCTAATAAACCAATTcctctgaaaaaaaatctggaatCCGCGAAGCTTGGAATTcacaatccaagactgtcttggtttcaattttattacccGGGGGCGAGCTCTATCGCTCTACTCTACTGCATGTACGTGGCGGCCTTAACACTTTATATCTCATGTAATAGGAGTTCTCACTTACTTGTGCTTATAGTGTAATAAACTATTCCACCAGGCCATTGCCTGTTTCGAGACAGCCCTCGAACTCCTCCGACATTTGTAGGGTCCATGCCATTCTTAGCTGCTTCAATTTGTTCTTTCGGTAGCCATAGATCACCTTCAAACATTTCGTATTCCCTAGAAGCTTCGAGATCAAAGGACAGGAGAAGAGAATTAGGTAAAGACGCGAGTGGGGCAGTAAAAAATTAGCTAAGAAAAGCAAGGAGTATCACTCCTAGCTGTCCTTTCAAATGGTTTACATTGCCTGGTGGGCCGTTTATCATTCTGCGGTTTCAGAAAAACTGATCTCATTCTTGCACACGGGTTGAGGTGAAAGTTGAATGAGAAAATGTGCGCAATTCGCGCCTGTTCAGCTTGGTAGGCTCTTATCTTGTACATGAACCAGATCTCGCGTCCCTCCCTCACATATCTACGTCGTTTGAAAGGAGCCAATCAAAAAGTCGAATTTTACTACTTGACCAGATCCTGCGGTGGCCCCGTACCGTGCCGAGCGGTGTGGTGTCATGGAGGGTAAAAACTGCATTGACAAGGAATTCTGCTGTTGGAGCAACAGATTAGTTTTAAATTTGAACCACCTACCTCGTTTGGTTCTGTTACCAACATCATAATCATTCAAGCTGGCTGCCAGAGATGACGTCGCAAAAAGGAAAACGCACAGGAACAACATCTTGATCAGAGTGCGACAAAAGATCAGAAAATTGCGCTCTTTATAGCAGATGATCTAAAAATCTTTTAATTAAATGGTTTGCCTGAACAAACGCAGGACGCTCgaacttttttgtttcaaaagagTTGCTAAATCTTTGAGTATAGCTGTTAATATTTTTCAATTATCACCAACaaaattcaatttattttataatttaatccACAAAACTGCTGCAGTTGACTAAATCAAGAATACATAGAAAGCCCAACAAAAGACATTGTTGTTTTCCATTCAATAAAAATTATATTAGTTCAGGCACTACATGCAGTTTCATTAAAAGCTAATCTCAAATCCGTGATTTTTTACTCAGATACCGAACTTAATATTTTGGAATTTATAAAGTATTTTTCTTTAGGTTAAAACAATTGTTATtgatgaaaaggaaaagcaatttttaCTTATCCTACTTAAAGAATTGGAATGATAATTCCATTTGTGCTATCAGGCAATCGGGCATGATATTCGTTTGTTACTGTGACATCGCGTCTGTgaaggtgggggtggggggggggggggggggagtgaaacttaaaggtataaaaaatataatattaacaAAAGAGAAATCAAAAGCTACTGAGAAGCCTATTAAAAGACTCCATAAGTCACTCTGGGAGTCAGTGGGTTGACAAAGGAacagacctgccaacccctgATCGAACTGGCGATTCTACAAAAAGTACACTGTAGTAGgattctcattttttttcaagaacaacATTAAACGAACTCATTTTCCATTGGCgaaataattgtttatttaaCTAGAACCTTGTTTTAGCGTGGTCCCACTTGTCACAAGGTGCCATTTTTCAGTTCTTCGATCATGATGACTCTAGGGGGCGACGAAAGAGGTCATCACTGCACGAAGCTTACAGCAAAGGGTCGTTTCTTCCAGATAATTAAgtataacaacaataataatgacaaaGTCATGGCCAAAACGTATAGTCAAAGCATAAACAGACTCTTGTTTAGCATTCCTCAcgaaattttcgtttttattcaGATCAGCAAGggaacatttcatttcagaatgatatTTCCCAAAAAACCGTGAGATTTAGAGCCTTGAGGccgtgagaaaagttaaaaaatcgtgagactctTTGCAGAATCATGAAAGTTGGCAGGTCCGAAGGAGCTAGGCGAACAATAGTCTGAGCGTAAGCGTCGATAAGGGATGTAGAGGAAGAGATAAGGGAAGGGAGTCAGGATAGTGAGCAGTAGTTTAGTTTTCAAATTATTCGAATCCGTATTCATTATCAGTTAACGGGGACCTTTAATCTTTAGCGTCttcgacggcgacggcagatCGAGACTtgaaaatttgcgaaattttaagaatatcttaagaataa
This window encodes:
- the LOC140934223 gene encoding blastula protease 10-like; the protein is MLFLCVFLFATSSLAASLNDYDVGNRTKRASREYEMFEGDLWLPKEQIEAAKNGMDPTNVGGVRGLSRNRQWPGGIVYYTISTRRPFKIHYINNAIKNWEEKTCLKFRKRTFQRDYIDFVIEQFSGCYSRGVGRVGGRQVINLGFSCIGLHVAVHEIGHAIGFWHEQSRPDRDEYVEVLWDNIIESKKSNFNKYSTWSIDSLGVPYDYESVMHYGRFDFSKYVFLPTLRAKKPGKKISPSRRLSPLDAKQANLYYKCNK